In Musa acuminata AAA Group cultivar baxijiao chromosome BXJ2-8, Cavendish_Baxijiao_AAA, whole genome shotgun sequence, one genomic interval encodes:
- the LOC135620049 gene encoding uncharacterized protein LOC135620049 — MSKLWTSCNAGLLLAILLDDFLSFCTFLTSHPLHLAYLLFFFPSLAQLLSFLSPLLLSTVVLLLVLLTISPYLDEAPPAAPPEFVGKTCCIVLSILKDNLHGNGRIDLLDQFASIILSSIDDASPSSQESAAQALFGEFFEDACSDPEAEEKCLASAVGGGGSSLEETPTDVALGISATDGEHQVANSGTGIQCRATEAQAKGMPNAREVLGSHREFAEPNRDEDRAEHLTESMTIERLQSYGSIRKEKEWKRTLACKLYEERMTYKLCKERKVAEGGEEMDLLWEAYEANASETDTKKKEKKARRVELEEEEEEEEEDEEEEATTGQLCCLQALKLSAGKMNLGMGKRNLMKISKVLKGMRMFHVGSRKSTKA; from the coding sequence atgtCCAAGTTATGGACTTCTTGCAATGCCGGTCTCCTTCTGGCCATCCTCTTGGATGACTTCCTCTCCTTCTGCACCTTCTTGACCTCTCATCCATTGCATTTGGCCTACctgctcttcttctttccttcccTTGCCCAGTTACTCTCAttcctctctcctctcctcctctccaccGTAGTCCTCCTCTTGGTTCTCCTTACCATCTCCCCCTACCTCGATGAGGCGCCCCCTGCGGCGCCACCCGAGTTCGTCGGTAAAACTTGCTGCATTGTCCTCAGCATTCTAAAGGACAACCTCCATGGCAATGGGAGGATCGACCTGTTAGACCAATTTGCGTCGATAATTCTCTCATCGATCGATGATGCCAGTCCAAGCTCGCAGGAGAGTGCCGCGCAAGCACTGTTCGGCGAGTTCTTTGAGGATGCTTGTTCAGATCCAGAAGCAGAGGAGAAGTGTTTGGCTTCTGCTGTTGGGGGCGGAGGAAGCAGTTTGGAGGAGACTCCTACTGATGTCGCTTTGGGCATTTCCGCCACAGATGGTGAGCACCAGGTAGCCAATTCTGGGACCGGAATCCAATGCAGGGCAACTGAAGCACAAGCAAAAGGAATGCCGAATGCTCGAGAGGTCCTTGGCTCACATCGGGAGTTTGCAGAGCCCAACCGGGACGAAGACAGAGCAGAGCATCTAACAGAATCTATGACCATCGAGAGGCTTCAGAGTTATGGATCGATAAGGAAGGAAAAAGAGTGGAAGAGGACGCTGGCTTGCAAGCTGTACGAGGAACGAATGACGTACAAGCTGTGCAAGGAACGAAAGGTGGCGGAAGGTGGCGAAGAGATGGATCTACTCTGGGAGGCTTACGAGGCCAATGCTAGTGAGACTGATaccaagaagaaggagaagaaagcaAGGAGAGTGGAgcttgaagaagaggaagaggaagaggaagaggacgaggaagaggaagcaacaACTGGGCAATTGTGCTGCCTTCAAGCATTGAAGCTATCAGCTGGAAAGATGAATCTGGGAATGGGGAAACGAAATCTGATGAAGATATCTAAAGTTCTGAAAGGAATGAGGATGTTCCATGTGGGTAGTAGAAAGAGCACCAAAGCATAA
- the LOC135620051 gene encoding probable magnesium transporter NIPA2: MAMSADNIRGFALALSSSVFIGSSFIVKKIGLKKAGMYGVRAGSGGFSYLYEPFWWLGMITMIVGEIANFAAYAFAPAILVTPLGALSIIVSAVLAHFVLDEKLHVFGVLGCILCVVGSTNIVLHAPKEINIESVKQVWNLATEPGFIVYSCVVVIVVLVLIIRFAPRYGQTHMVVYVGICSMMGSLTVMSVKALGIALKLTFSGMNQFVFVQTWFFTVVVVICCLLQLNYLNKALDTFNTAVISPVYYVMFTTLTIFASMIMFKDWASQNASQIVTELCGFVTILSGTFLLHKTKDMGNSMNKEPIIFSETELSHH; the protein is encoded by the exons ATGGCCATGTCTGCTGATAACATTCGGGGCTTTGCGCTGGCACTCTCCTCGAGCGTTTTCATCGGGTCAAGCTTTATAGTGAAGAAAATAGGTTTGAAGAAGGCGGGGATGTACGGTGTCAGAGCAG GATCTGGAGGGTTCTCCTACTTATATGAGCCTTTTTGGTGGCTTGGGATGATCACCA TGATTGTTGGTGAGATAGCTAATTTTGCTGCTTACGCATTTGCTCCAGCAATACTTGTTACTCCTTTGGGAGCTTTGAGTATTATAGTCAG TGCAGTGCTAGCACATTTTGTTTTGGATGAAAAGCTGCACGTATTTGGTGTCCTTGGTTGCATTCTTTGTGTTGTGGGATCTACAAACATAGTTCTACATGCACCAAAGGAGATAAACATCGAGTCAGTGAAGCAAGTTTGGAACCTAGCTACAGAACCAG GGTTCATTGTTTATTCATGTGTAGTTGTCATTGTGGTACTTGTCCTAATTATCCGATTCGCTCCACGTTATGGTCAAACACATATGGTTGTATATGTTGGGATTTGTTCAATGATGGGCTCTCTGACG GTTATGAGTGTCAAAGCATTGGGCATTGCCTTGAAGCTCACATTTTCTGGAATGAACCAATTTGTATTTGTTCAGACTTGGTTCTTTACAGTTGTTGTGGTAATTTGTTGTCTCCTGCAGTTGAACTACCTGAACAAG GCTTTGGACACTTTCAACACTGCGGTGATTTCTCCTGTCTACTATGTGATGTTCACGACTCTCACTATCTTTGCTAGCATGATCATGTTTAAG GACTGGGCTTCACAGAATGCATCGCAGATTGTTACGGAGCTTTGTGGGTTTGTTACAATTCTTTCAGGAACTTTTCTTCTTCATAAGACAAAGGACATGGGAAATTCTATGAACAAAGAACCAATTATATTTTCTGAGACAGAACTCTCACACCACTAA